The genomic window ACTCGCAACTTTTGCTCATGGTATCTAAACTGGGTTTAGAAGGGCAAGTAAACATCAACATTATTCCTCACGATAATATTGCAAGTGCGATCGCCTTAGCCGCCAAAGAATACGACTTAGTAGTATTGCGTTCTTTACAAAAACGCACCAATACCGGAATTTTAGCTTTGAGCGATGTCAATACCCAGCTAATTACAGCGATTACTGGTTCTATTGTCATGCTGGGAGAACCCCAAAGAGTAGCCAATAGCGATCTATTTAATACAGTGAGCTAAACTCAGTAATAGAAGCCGCTTGATGTTATGAATGTCCAACTTCTCTCTTAAATGGGACTGGTGACAGAAGCTCTGAGGCTACCCAGATGTAATATAGTTAGCGTCAGTACCCGAAAATAGACTACGCACAGAAATGTGTCACGCTGCACTTGACTGTAGCCCATGTAAAGATTCTGAGCAAAATTGCCGAGTTTAATCGAGATGTTAGTTCCTAACATCTTTAAAAGTCGATAGGAAACCGCTATCATGCTCACCTCCAAGATAAAATTGGTAAGTTTGCGTGAGTGAGTTAGGATTGCTTTTTTGAGTATTAGAAACTCTAATCAATAGCTTTGCGGGAGTGGAGTAGTTTATTGGAACAATCCTGGCAGATGCGCCGCTAAGACTGTCTTTGCCACTTTTACATCTAAAAAACTGCTAGTTCAGCGTAAGGCTCAAGGAAGGGTACACTAGCACTAGCGCCATCGTGAGAACATACAAGAGTAAGGGTGTAGGGGGCATTGAAATTAGTAAACCAAACACCGCTAATTGTAGCTACGTTAGCAGCACTGGGACCCCCGCCAACGACGGTTGAGTGCTGTTCAAGAAAATTACCGTTTGCTCGAAGACCGCACCGGACAAATTCGCCGGCTGCAAAATTTGTTGTAGTTACTGAGTAATTAATTACCCGAGGACCCGCAGGAACGATAACTGCATGTATTACGCGTGGCACACCGTTGCCAACGGGCAAGTTAAGGGGTACTGTAGTTCTCCTGAAGATTGCCGGGATTGCTTGTGCTGGTGTTGTGACGATCGCAGATCCGACAATAGCTAACAACGAACTATACAATATAAATCGCTTCATAATTATGTATTCTCCTGTGATCTCGCTGAAAATATCGAGGGTTATTTGGACAAGGAAATAATCTTGGCAGATGTGCGGGAAAAGCTTAGGGTAAGCGAGGCTTTTACCATCTGTTTGATTTAGTCCTTGCCAATACAATAAATCAGATACTTGGTTTTAGATGTGCTAAAAAGTGCTAAAAATATTACACATCTTCAAATAAAATTTGTTTACAACTTCAGTAAATGAATCGTCAAGCGCTGAAGTAGTCTAAGTAAACTCAAACAATGGTTTAAAGTTAATGACTATTGAAGAAACACTGGTAGTTTTATATACACACCTTAAGCAAAAGCGTTTAAGTGACCTTCAAGAGCTTGTGTTTTATTCTGCTTGGCAAGGACAAACCTACGAAGAAATTGCTTCAAATACTGGTTATGACGCTGACTACATTAGGCATATTGGCTCTTATGTATGGCAGTTATTGTCAGAGGCATTCCAGGAGAGGGTTACAAAAAAGAACTTCCGGTCTGTGCTGAGACAGCCAAGAAGTAGGGAAAACAAGTAAATAGAGAAATCCAACAGTCTTCGCAACACTACACTCCCGACAGTCCATTCCAGACGCGCCTGAGCGGCTTGATTGCGTTACAGCGATTACAGGTTCTATTGTCATGCTTGGAAAATCCCAACCTGTAACCAATGCCGTTGTTTCAGTGTCAAGTCAGTTTGGTAAACCTATTATCTAAAACTTTCTTTACCACAAATTTAAAAAAAATCCGTGCATTTATTCAAAATGTCTGGTAATTTGCTAGTTAACTTAGACAAAGTTTAATTAAGCAGGAATTTATTATTACTTAATTAATAATGAACAATCTTGTTGTTAACTTTGCTAAAAACGATTGTACCTATGTTAGACAAGAGTTGCGCTATAGCCATGACAACGCAATAGTTTAAACAACCAAAGTGCGAAATATTCCCACATCATCGTGTTGGAATAGGCGATCGCGTCAATCCCATCAACAGCAAATTGAAAGAGCGAACTATGAGAATTTTGGTTACGGGCGGTGCAGGATTTATTGGTTCCCATCTGATCGATCGATTAATGAACCAGGGACACGAAGTTTTATGTTTAGATAACTTCTACACTGGTCACAAGCGTAATATTGTCCAGTGGCTAGACCATCCTTACTTTGAACTAATCCGTCATGATATTACTGAACCCATCCGTTTAGAAGCAGACCAAATTTATCATCTAGCCTGTCCAGCTTCACCAGTCCACTACCAATTCAACCCTGTCAAGACAGTAAAAACAAACGTCGTGGGAACTTTGAATATGTTGGGACTTGCAAAAAGAGTAAAAGCTAGATTTTTACTAGCATCAACTTCCGAAGTTTACGGCGACCCAGAAGTTCATCCCCAAACCGAGGACTATCACGGCAATGTTAACCCGATTGGCATTCGTAGTTGTTATGACGAAGGCAAGCGAGTTGCCGAAACTTTAGCTTTTGACTACCACCGTCAAAATGATGTGGATATCAGAGTTGCTCGGATTTTTAACACTTACGGGCCGCGGATGCTAGAAAATGATGGGCGCGTAGTCAGCAACTTGGTGGGGCAAGCATTGAAGGGTATTCCCTTAACAGTGTATGGCGAAGGCTTACAAACTCGCAGTTTTTGTTATGTCAGCGATTTAGTTGAAGGGTTAATGAAGTTGATGAATGGCGATTATATTGGCCCCGTCAATTTGGGAAATCAGGACGAATACACAATTTTAGAACTAGCAACGGAAGTTCAAAAACTAATCAATCCAAACGCCGAACTTCAATTTGAGCCTTTGCCTCAAGATGATCCTCGTCGCCGTCGTCCAGATATTACAAGGGCAAGAAAGTTACTGAACTGGGAACCAACAATTCCTCTGGTTGAAGGGTTAAAGCTGACGATCGCAGATTTTCAAAGTCGGATTGGCGCGAATATTGCCCATTCATCAGTATCTTAATTTGCAGCAGTGTAGGTAAAAAAGCTTAATAGTTAAGCTTCAAATCTAATCACAACAGTACCTGACGCATTTATAAATGCGTTCTGACAATTTACTAAAGGATCTAAAACTCATGCGTGTTTGTGTAATTGGTACGGGATATGTTGGCTTAGTTACTGGTGTTTGTTTGGCTCATATCGGTCATCATGTGATTTGTGTTGATAACAACGAAGAAAAAGTTAAGTTGATGAAATCTGGACAGTCGCCAATTTTTGAGCCGGGATTGTCAGAGATTATGCAATCTTCTAGCCAATCGGGACAGTTAGAATTTACAACAGACTTGGGTGCAGGAGTCGCCCACGGAGAGATTTTATTTATTGCTGTAGGCACTCCCCCTTTACCAACTGGAGAAAGCGATACGCGTTATGTAGAAGCTGTAGCGCGTGGAATTGGCGAACATCTAGATGGCGGCGGCTATAAAGTTATTGTCAACAAATCTACAGTGCCAATTGGTTCGGGCGACTGGGTAAAAATGATTGTTCAAAGTGGGATTGTCAATCGGCAACAAGCCTTAGTTGGCGCAGGAGGCGGCATTAGTAGCGAAAAGGCGAGCGATCGCGTTGCCGGATTTGATGTAGTTAGCAATCCCGAATTTTTACGCGAAGGTTCGGCGGTGTACGATACTTTCAACCCCGATCGCATTGTTTTAGGTGGCAATAATCCCAAAGCGATCGCGATGATGAAAGAACTATACATCCCAATTATTGAGCGCTCTTTTGCTGCCGATCCAACTCTCCCAGCCGTTCCGGTACTGGTTACAGATTTAAGCTCCGCAGAAATGATTAAGTATGCTGCTAATGCTTTTTTGGCAACCAAAATCAGCTTTATTAATGAAGTTGCCAATATTTGCGATCGCGTGGGTGCGGATGTCACCGAGGTTGCTAAAGGTATTGGTTTAGATTCCCGGATTGGCAACAAGTTTTTGCAAGCGGGGATCGGCTGGGGTGGTTCTTGTTTTCCTAAAGATGTATCGGCTTTAGTTCATACGGCGGACGATTACGGCTATGAAG from Synechocystis sp. PCC 7509 includes these protein-coding regions:
- a CDS encoding UDP-glucuronic acid decarboxylase family protein, producing MRILVTGGAGFIGSHLIDRLMNQGHEVLCLDNFYTGHKRNIVQWLDHPYFELIRHDITEPIRLEADQIYHLACPASPVHYQFNPVKTVKTNVVGTLNMLGLAKRVKARFLLASTSEVYGDPEVHPQTEDYHGNVNPIGIRSCYDEGKRVAETLAFDYHRQNDVDIRVARIFNTYGPRMLENDGRVVSNLVGQALKGIPLTVYGEGLQTRSFCYVSDLVEGLMKLMNGDYIGPVNLGNQDEYTILELATEVQKLINPNAELQFEPLPQDDPRRRRPDITRARKLLNWEPTIPLVEGLKLTIADFQSRIGANIAHSSVS
- a CDS encoding UDP-glucose dehydrogenase family protein, whose product is MRVCVIGTGYVGLVTGVCLAHIGHHVICVDNNEEKVKLMKSGQSPIFEPGLSEIMQSSSQSGQLEFTTDLGAGVAHGEILFIAVGTPPLPTGESDTRYVEAVARGIGEHLDGGGYKVIVNKSTVPIGSGDWVKMIVQSGIVNRQQALVGAGGGISSEKASDRVAGFDVVSNPEFLREGSAVYDTFNPDRIVLGGNNPKAIAMMKELYIPIIERSFAADPTLPAVPVLVTDLSSAEMIKYAANAFLATKISFINEVANICDRVGADVTEVAKGIGLDSRIGNKFLQAGIGWGGSCFPKDVSALVHTADDYGYEAQLLKAAISVNQRQRLILVEKLQQVLKILKGKTVGLLGLTFKPDTDDMRDAPALNLIEHLNRLGTTVKAYDPIVSQSGLRDGIAGVLVETDAERLADGCDALVLVTDWAQFRTLDYAKMASLMNNPVLIDGRNFLDREALIKAGFRYVGVGR